GGAAGGATCGGTGATGGAGATGATGGTGTTGTTGAATGTTGACTTGATATGCGCCTGCCCGACCGGAACCGACTTGCGATCCCGACGACGAGGCTTGCGCGCGGCCTGCTTTGCTGCTGCCATTGATCCTCGTTTCCTTGTCACGAATAACGAATAACTGATTGCTAGTGCGAACCATCGGGGACCCTCATCCCCGCTTCGCATTCGGCCTTACTTGGTCGCCTTCTTCTTTCCGGCGACGGTGCGCTTGGGTCCCTTGCGGGTGCGGGCGTTGGTCTTGGTCCGCTGGCCGCGCACGGGCAGGCCCCGGCGGTGGCGCTGGCCCTGATAGCAATTGATTTGGATCTTACGGCGAATATCAGCGTCGATCTCACGACGCAGATCACCCTCGATCTTGTAGTTTCCCTCGAGGTAATCACGCAGCGTAATGAGCTGCTCGTCCGTGAGATCCTTGACGCGGGTGTCCGGATTCACTCCGGTCGCGGCAAGTGTTTCCTTGGCGCGAGTACGCCCCACACCGAAGATGTAGGTGAGGGCTATCTCTATGCGCTTCTCGTTGGGGATGTCGACTCCGGCAAGACGTGCCATTGCGATTCCTTTTTGCTCTACGCAGGTCGTGCACCGAGTCTTCCGGTCTCCCGGCCCGGGCCTGCGCACCCGGGGTTCAGCCTATCGGCTGTGACTCAGCGCCTTTGGTGTTCGTTGCCGCTGGGAATCCGCTCAGCCCTGGCGCTGCTTGTGGCGTGGGTTTTTGCAGATCACCATGACGCGGCCGTGACGACGAATCACGCGGCAGTTCTCGCAGATTCTCTTCACACTAGGGCTGACCTTCATGGTTTTCCTTTGCTTGTGTACCTTAGTTACTTGTACCGGTACGTAATCCGTCCGCGGTTCAGATCATAGGGACTCATTTCGAGCACCACCCGATCCTGGGGCAGAATGCGGATGTAGTTCTTGCGCATCTTGCCGGAAATGGTGGCCAGCACCAGGTGCTTGTTCTCGAGCTCGACGCGGAACATCGCATTCGGGAGGGCCTCGACCACACGCCCTTCCACCTCGATCACACCATCTTT
The window above is part of the Bifidobacterium asteroides DSM 20089 genome. Proteins encoded here:
- the rpsM gene encoding 30S ribosomal protein S13, whose amino-acid sequence is MARLAGVDIPNEKRIEIALTYIFGVGRTRAKETLAATGVNPDTRVKDLTDEQLITLRDYLEGNYKIEGDLRREIDADIRRKIQINCYQGQRHRRGLPVRGQRTKTNARTRKGPKRTVAGKKKATK
- the rpmJ gene encoding 50S ribosomal protein L36, with translation MKVSPSVKRICENCRVIRRHGRVMVICKNPRHKQRQG
- the infA gene encoding translation initiation factor IF-1; translated protein: MAKDGVIEVEGRVVEALPNAMFRVELENKHLVLATISGKMRKNYIRILPQDRVVLEMSPYDLNRGRITYRYK